A single genomic interval of Legionella israelensis harbors:
- a CDS encoding nitroreductase family protein: MELFEAIKRRRAVRQFSDKPLNEETIEKILQAGQYAPSPLNSQPWHFTLIRNKDTLKTLSKKAQHASFLSQAQLLIIVTVDTGVDIDKWLKKHNQQLYSGAAAMQNMWLAAVALDIGCCWVTLDEASSKDQIEIPKEHTIIGALALGHHTEPLKAHAEEDRKALPLLTSFEKFNLQENCETESCYTCLKLVPKSAANSFEGED, encoded by the coding sequence ATGGAACTGTTTGAAGCAATAAAACGAAGACGGGCGGTACGTCAATTTTCTGATAAACCTCTGAATGAGGAAACCATTGAAAAAATACTGCAAGCTGGTCAATACGCACCCAGCCCTTTAAATTCACAACCCTGGCATTTTACGCTGATTCGCAACAAAGACACCCTGAAAACATTATCTAAGAAAGCACAGCATGCTTCATTTCTCTCTCAAGCCCAACTGTTGATTATCGTGACTGTTGATACAGGCGTTGATATTGATAAGTGGTTAAAGAAGCATAATCAGCAGTTATACAGCGGTGCAGCTGCCATGCAGAATATGTGGCTGGCGGCGGTCGCCCTTGATATTGGTTGCTGCTGGGTTACCTTGGATGAGGCTTCTTCCAAAGATCAAATAGAAATCCCTAAAGAACATACCATTATTGGTGCATTGGCTTTAGGACACCATACAGAACCACTCAAAGCACATGCCGAAGAAGATAGAAAAGCCTTGCCCTTATTAACTTCGTTTGAAAAATTTAATCTTCAGGAAAACTGCGAAACAGAAAGCTGTTATACCTGCCTTAAACTGGTTCCAAAATCAGCCGCTAATTCGTTTGAAGGGGAAGATTAG
- a CDS encoding nucleotidyl transferase AbiEii/AbiGii toxin family protein: MPGELNEHQIRQTAIILGLSPDFIRKDYFVTKAIGLLSDISNDYFELVFQGGTSLSKGYGVISRLSEDVDFRVISKPSCLNLGQSAKRRELRLFRHSLVELLVNAGFDVQAQDVKVFYEGRYMSIRASFYGAQGIVYLKPHIAIDCFLGELELKPEIKNISSMIKVTLGDAECDHRYFPVPCVALNETAAEKWVALSRRIVDANRTPRDSDKHLIRHLYDLYQLHQQNCLSDDYYLVLERVLEKEQEMFGTGDFDGMRTKVTSALYHLRADKKWEEHWQFFLEQMVYQSEKPSFEQAIIAVEELNCR, encoded by the coding sequence ATGCCAGGTGAATTAAATGAACATCAAATTCGTCAAACTGCCATAATATTAGGTCTGTCTCCCGATTTTATTCGTAAAGATTATTTTGTGACCAAAGCAATTGGTTTGCTGTCTGATATATCCAATGATTATTTTGAGCTGGTATTTCAGGGAGGAACAAGCCTTTCTAAAGGTTATGGGGTGATTAGCAGACTATCGGAGGATGTAGATTTCCGCGTAATTTCAAAACCATCCTGTCTGAACTTGGGTCAAAGTGCAAAAAGGCGCGAGCTTAGACTGTTTCGGCATTCTTTAGTTGAGTTATTAGTTAATGCTGGCTTTGACGTCCAAGCTCAGGATGTGAAAGTGTTTTATGAAGGCCGATATATGAGCATTCGCGCTTCATTTTATGGTGCTCAAGGTATTGTCTATTTGAAGCCGCATATTGCCATTGACTGTTTTCTTGGCGAGCTTGAATTAAAACCAGAAATTAAAAACATTTCATCAATGATTAAAGTGACGCTTGGGGATGCAGAATGTGATCACCGCTATTTTCCAGTTCCTTGTGTGGCATTGAACGAAACGGCTGCAGAAAAATGGGTGGCATTGTCACGCCGAATCGTAGATGCTAATCGAACTCCGCGAGATTCAGATAAACACTTGATCCGTCATTTGTATGATCTTTATCAATTACATCAGCAAAATTGTCTTTCGGATGATTATTATCTTGTCCTTGAACGTGTGCTTGAAAAAGAGCAGGAAATGTTTGGTACGGGGGATTTTGATGGCATGCGCACAAAAGTGACATCAGCACTGTATCATCTTCGTGCTGATAAAAAGTGGGAAGAGCATTGGCAATTTTTCCTTGAGCAAATGGTTTATCAATCAGAAAAACCTAGTTTTGAGCAGGCTATTATTGCTGTAGAAGAATTAAATTGTAGATAG
- a CDS encoding Lrp/AsnC family transcriptional regulator, whose product MDRIDKHILELLQQNSKISNQELADMVSLSPSPCLRRVKQLEDNGYIDRYVALLNPKKLGLELTIMVSVGLSSHDHKIMTSFEGIIKTFPEVVQCHLIAGQAQDYMLKVVVSSLNDYQEFLLNKLTQIEGVRNIHSSFVLRSIVDQSSLPLNQFK is encoded by the coding sequence ATGGATCGAATCGATAAACATATATTAGAATTGCTACAACAAAATAGTAAAATTAGTAACCAAGAGCTAGCAGATATGGTTTCGCTCTCTCCTTCGCCGTGTTTAAGACGAGTGAAACAATTAGAAGACAATGGTTATATTGACAGGTATGTTGCTTTGCTCAATCCCAAAAAACTTGGGCTTGAGTTAACCATCATGGTTTCCGTTGGACTAAGCAGCCATGATCATAAGATTATGACCAGTTTTGAAGGAATTATTAAAACCTTCCCGGAAGTTGTTCAATGCCATTTAATTGCTGGTCAAGCACAAGACTATATGCTTAAGGTAGTTGTTTCAAGCTTAAATGACTATCAAGAATTTTTACTTAACAAACTGACGCAGATTGAAGGCGTAAGAAATATCCACTCAAGCTTTGTCTTGAGAAGCATCGTAGACCAATCTTCGTTACCCTTGAATCAATTTAAATAA
- a CDS encoding branched-chain amino acid transaminase produces MNTSGFIWKNGTFIPWQNAQTHVLTHGLHYGSAVFEGIRCYQTSTGSAVFKLREHIERFFYSAKQLGMKIPYSIEEICQAVITTLQKNHCDEAYIRPLAYYGYGSMKVTPTSDLPVDIIIACWPWGDYLPVQAVDIATSPFIRIHPKSTIADAKISGHYINSILAGLAIKNTQYHEALLLDVEGYVAEGSAENIFIVKDRKIITTPTGTILKGITRDTIIDIANQNGFSIKERRFKIDEIYTADEAFFCGTAVEVTAIRSLDDRYIADGKIGPITEKIKRIYNQIVHGERKEFDAALTFISPQKEVVA; encoded by the coding sequence ATGAACACATCAGGCTTTATTTGGAAAAATGGTACTTTTATTCCGTGGCAAAACGCTCAAACGCATGTTCTAACCCATGGGCTCCATTATGGTTCCGCGGTATTTGAAGGCATACGTTGCTACCAAACATCAACCGGATCAGCTGTTTTTAAATTGCGAGAACATATCGAACGTTTTTTTTATTCTGCAAAACAACTTGGTATGAAAATTCCATATAGTATCGAAGAAATATGCCAAGCTGTCATCACTACACTACAAAAAAACCATTGTGATGAGGCCTATATTCGTCCGTTAGCATATTATGGTTATGGAAGTATGAAAGTCACCCCTACGTCTGATTTACCCGTGGATATCATCATTGCCTGCTGGCCTTGGGGGGATTATTTGCCTGTACAGGCCGTTGATATTGCCACCAGTCCTTTTATTCGGATACACCCTAAATCAACCATCGCTGATGCCAAAATTAGTGGTCATTACATTAACAGCATTTTAGCCGGCTTAGCCATAAAAAATACTCAATATCATGAAGCTCTGCTTTTAGATGTGGAGGGGTATGTGGCAGAAGGAAGTGCTGAAAATATATTTATTGTAAAAGACAGAAAAATAATCACAACCCCAACAGGGACTATTTTAAAAGGGATTACACGAGACACGATTATAGACATTGCCAATCAGAATGGCTTTTCTATCAAGGAACGACGTTTCAAAATTGATGAAATTTACACAGCAGATGAAGCATTTTTTTGTGGAACCGCAGTTGAAGTTACGGCAATCCGATCTTTAGATGACCGGTACATTGCGGACGGGAAAATTGGACCCATTACAGAGAAAATTAAACGAATTTACAATCAAATAGTTCATGGCGAAAGAAAGGAATTTGATGCTGCCTTAACTTTTATCAGTCCTCAAAAAGAGGTGGTAGCATGA
- a CDS encoding homocitrate synthase/isopropylmalate synthase family protein, translating to MKKKERIYIFDTTLRDGQQSPGAGMSFEDNIKYTEYADALGIDVLEAGFPAASQYDFEIVQSIAKHMAQRKSNMTIAALCQLREEQIIRTMKALEPSLVLNKARLHTYVPVDPNLMRASLGKSNSNCLQIIENIYRYISLATSNGFEVEFSAEGYSRMQGNFDFTTDAIRAAVSAGATVINCPDTIGGASRWQKDYFVWNMNKHADIIKKEFPQQEVTWSAHCHNDFGLSLDNSINAIVHGPARQIEGCMNGVGERAGNAALEQCIMLIDQFGRDMHSDHEFYTDINLQKLSEISDFIAQKMLSRQPHWPITGQNAARHSSGGHTNAILKNPLAYQPFDPKQIGQEVSFIFGPLSGGNHAKHIIEKNGYRCETNEKVSIAQGIKDKYPNRRKGITDEEVIKGYKFIKSPIKLEGIEYSKNESGHMTLKIHGTFFSKNGIVIKNISENSALAALDKAVKAYFPLIEITDYRSNSCAGNDVNAKCMSTVIVSIAGQDNFIGKAIDSDIHISALKAYIDAVNQAYVEANYQVFEEVRYG from the coding sequence ATGAAAAAGAAAGAACGAATATACATTTTTGATACAACATTGAGAGATGGGCAACAATCTCCCGGTGCGGGTATGTCCTTTGAAGATAACATCAAATACACAGAATATGCGGATGCACTTGGTATTGATGTATTAGAAGCCGGTTTTCCTGCAGCCAGTCAATATGACTTTGAGATCGTACAAAGTATTGCAAAACATATGGCACAAAGAAAATCAAACATGACCATTGCTGCATTATGCCAACTTCGGGAAGAGCAAATCATTCGTACGATGAAGGCACTAGAGCCAAGTTTAGTCCTAAATAAAGCGAGACTGCACACCTATGTGCCTGTCGACCCCAACTTAATGCGGGCATCTTTGGGCAAATCAAATTCAAATTGTTTGCAGATAATAGAAAATATTTATCGTTATATAAGCTTGGCAACATCGAACGGATTTGAAGTGGAGTTTAGCGCCGAGGGCTATTCTCGAATGCAAGGCAATTTCGACTTTACCACCGATGCGATAAGAGCAGCGGTAAGTGCTGGTGCTACGGTTATTAACTGCCCAGATACAATTGGCGGTGCTTCACGTTGGCAGAAAGATTATTTTGTTTGGAACATGAATAAACATGCTGACATTATAAAAAAAGAATTCCCACAACAAGAAGTGACTTGGTCAGCTCATTGTCATAATGATTTTGGTTTGTCCTTAGATAATAGCATCAATGCGATTGTACATGGGCCGGCCAGGCAAATTGAAGGATGTATGAACGGTGTTGGTGAGCGAGCGGGTAATGCTGCATTGGAGCAATGCATCATGCTCATTGACCAATTTGGTCGTGACATGCATTCAGATCATGAATTTTACACGGACATTAACTTGCAAAAATTAAGTGAAATTTCAGATTTTATTGCACAAAAAATGTTAAGCAGGCAGCCTCACTGGCCAATTACCGGCCAAAATGCGGCCCGACATAGTTCCGGTGGGCATACAAATGCTATTTTAAAAAACCCACTCGCCTATCAACCATTTGATCCTAAGCAAATAGGCCAGGAAGTAAGCTTCATCTTTGGACCTTTAAGTGGCGGTAATCATGCAAAACACATTATTGAGAAAAACGGCTATCGCTGCGAAACCAATGAGAAAGTGTCTATTGCGCAAGGTATAAAGGATAAGTATCCAAACAGGCGAAAAGGCATTACCGATGAAGAGGTAATTAAAGGATATAAATTCATCAAATCCCCTATCAAGCTTGAAGGAATTGAGTATTCAAAAAATGAGTCAGGCCATATGACGTTGAAAATACATGGAACGTTTTTTTCTAAAAACGGTATTGTCATTAAAAATATCAGTGAGAACTCTGCCTTAGCAGCATTGGATAAGGCGGTAAAGGCCTATTTTCCACTGATAGAAATAACAGATTATCGGTCAAACTCCTGCGCAGGGAACGATGTCAATGCAAAATGTATGTCCACGGTCATCGTGTCGATTGCAGGCCAGGATAATTTCATTGGTAAAGCCATTGATTCCGATATTCATATATCAGCGCTTAAAGCCTATATAGATGCAGTTAATCAAGCCTATGTTGAAGCAAATTATCAAGTTTTTGAGGAAGTAAGATATGGCTAA
- the leuC gene encoding 3-isopropylmalate dehydratase large subunit translates to MAKNIIEKIWDNHVIMQKKSHPCVFAIDKMLIHEVTSAQAFDELRKRGLNVRYPERIIATIDHSIPTSNNRQIINDLNARIQVETLRKNVKEFGIKLFDFDSNHQGIVHVIGPELGFTLPGETIVCGDSHTSTHGAFGALAFGIGTSEVAHVLATGAILQNKPKTMLITFQGQPDKSVTAKDIILKLIATIGVAGAKGHIIEYKGEVINSMSMEARMTLCNMSIECGARAGLIAPDEVTFQYLKGRRYSPKGQNWQSGLKFWKELKSDPGCQYDKQINIDINKLRPMVTWGINPEQAVSIDECIPKLSGTEQAYAYTKLNPGNYLRNISIDWAFIGSCTNGRIEDLRLAAKILKGKKISKHVSMYVVPGSEQVYHQAIKENLDKIFTDAGAEFRMPGCSLCLAMNEDKIPPGARCISSSNRNFIGRQGTGSITHLASPATVAASAIKGSFCSAEEI, encoded by the coding sequence ATGGCTAAGAATATTATTGAAAAAATATGGGACAATCATGTGATTATGCAAAAAAAATCTCACCCTTGCGTCTTTGCAATTGATAAAATGCTAATTCATGAAGTGACTTCAGCACAGGCATTTGATGAGTTACGAAAGCGCGGCCTTAATGTCCGTTATCCTGAACGCATCATTGCAACGATTGATCATAGTATTCCGACATCCAACAATCGACAAATTATCAATGACCTAAATGCCAGGATTCAAGTTGAGACTTTAAGAAAGAATGTCAAAGAATTTGGTATCAAGCTCTTTGATTTTGATAGCAATCATCAAGGCATTGTCCATGTGATTGGCCCTGAATTGGGTTTTACCTTGCCGGGAGAAACCATTGTTTGTGGTGATTCACATACATCAACCCATGGGGCATTTGGCGCATTAGCATTTGGTATTGGTACCTCTGAAGTAGCCCATGTATTAGCAACCGGTGCCATTTTGCAAAACAAACCAAAAACAATGTTGATCACGTTCCAAGGACAGCCGGATAAATCCGTTACAGCTAAAGATATTATATTGAAATTAATAGCCACTATTGGTGTTGCTGGGGCTAAAGGACATATCATCGAGTATAAAGGGGAAGTGATTAATTCTATGTCAATGGAAGCCAGGATGACATTGTGTAATATGTCCATCGAATGTGGTGCTCGAGCGGGGTTAATTGCCCCTGATGAAGTCACATTCCAATATTTAAAAGGTCGTCGTTATAGTCCTAAAGGTCAAAACTGGCAGTCAGGCCTAAAATTTTGGAAAGAACTAAAAAGTGATCCAGGTTGCCAATACGACAAACAAATTAACATTGATATCAATAAATTAAGACCGATGGTTACCTGGGGAATTAATCCGGAACAAGCCGTTAGCATTGATGAGTGTATCCCCAAATTATCTGGTACCGAGCAAGCTTATGCCTATACCAAATTAAATCCTGGCAACTATCTTCGCAATATATCAATCGATTGGGCTTTTATTGGCAGTTGCACCAATGGGCGGATTGAAGATTTACGATTGGCTGCAAAGATTCTTAAAGGGAAGAAAATATCAAAACATGTGAGCATGTATGTCGTGCCTGGCTCTGAGCAGGTCTATCACCAAGCTATCAAAGAAAATCTAGACAAAATTTTTACAGATGCTGGCGCTGAATTTCGTATGCCTGGATGCTCATTATGTCTGGCAATGAACGAAGATAAAATTCCTCCGGGCGCACGTTGTATCAGTTCTTCAAATCGCAATTTTATTGGAAGACAAGGAACTGGCAGCATTACCCATCTGGCATCACCTGCCACTGTCGCAGCCAGCGCCATCAAAGGCTCTTTTTGTTCAGCTGAGGAGATATAA